The following proteins come from a genomic window of Corallococcus sp. NCRR:
- the tnpB gene encoding IS66 family insertion sequence element accessory protein TnpB (TnpB, as the term is used for proteins encoded by IS66 family insertion elements, is considered an accessory protein, since TnpC, encoded by a neighboring gene, is a DDE family transposase.), producing the protein MFTLPASVRVVLATEPVDMRKSIDGLMALVRTAWGEDVYSGHLFAFVSRRGDRIKVLSWSRGGFVLLYKRLETGRFRLPRVDADAQSVQLDATQMAMLLDGIDVADVRRPPAWSPPERAAS; encoded by the coding sequence ATGTTTACCCTGCCTGCGTCGGTGCGCGTGGTGCTGGCGACGGAGCCGGTGGACATGCGCAAGTCGATTGATGGCCTCATGGCCCTGGTGCGCACGGCGTGGGGCGAGGACGTCTACTCGGGCCACCTCTTCGCCTTCGTCTCCAGGCGGGGCGACCGCATCAAGGTGCTGTCGTGGAGCCGGGGCGGCTTCGTGCTCCTCTACAAGCGACTGGAGACGGGCCGCTTCCGGCTGCCGCGCGTGGACGCCGACGCCCAGTCGGTGCAGTTGGATGCCACGCAGATGGCGATGCTCCTGGACGGCATCGACGTGGCGGACGTGCGACGCCCGCCGGCCTGGTCGCCTCCCGAGCGCGCAGCCTCGTGA
- the tnpA gene encoding IS66 family insertion sequence element accessory protein TnpA: protein MAKQVEKPEWARVAEAFEASGQTQREFALAWGVKLSTLQSWVYRLRRTAPSRAEAVRLLPVQVTTAPGASEAVLEVRVASGARVRFAAGTDVAYVARLVAALGR, encoded by the coding sequence ATGGCGAAGCAGGTGGAGAAGCCGGAGTGGGCACGCGTCGCGGAAGCGTTCGAGGCCAGCGGGCAGACGCAGCGGGAGTTCGCGTTGGCGTGGGGCGTGAAACTGAGCACGTTGCAGTCGTGGGTGTACCGGTTGCGGCGGACCGCGCCGTCGCGAGCGGAAGCCGTGAGACTCTTGCCGGTGCAGGTGACGACGGCCCCCGGGGCGTCCGAGGCCGTGCTGGAGGTGAGGGTGGCCAGCGGAGCGCGGGTGCGCTTCGCCGCGGGCACCGACGTGGCGTACGTGGCCCGGCTCGTCGCCGCGCTGGGGCGGTGA
- a CDS encoding response regulator transcription factor: MFVVDDDASVLRSLARMFQLEGYAVESFNHPRRLLERGPGPRPGCAVMDLRMPDLNGLELQEELRRAGWMHPIVFISGHGDVPAAVTAMKAGAVDFLPKPLSTAALLDAVERALAKDRAALSSEQEHQALKARFSALSPREWEVCRKVAQGLINKQIAAELGTAEQTVRQQRSRVMEKLKVDSVPELVRLLEQLGS, translated from the coding sequence GTGTTCGTCGTGGATGACGATGCCTCGGTGCTGCGTAGCCTGGCGCGCATGTTCCAGTTGGAGGGGTACGCGGTGGAGAGTTTCAACCACCCGCGGCGGTTGTTGGAGCGTGGGCCGGGACCGCGTCCAGGGTGTGCGGTGATGGACCTGCGCATGCCGGACCTCAACGGCCTGGAGCTTCAGGAGGAACTGCGGCGCGCAGGGTGGATGCACCCCATCGTTTTCATCAGTGGGCACGGAGATGTACCCGCCGCGGTGACGGCGATGAAGGCCGGCGCGGTGGACTTCCTGCCCAAACCTCTCAGCACGGCGGCGCTGCTGGACGCAGTGGAGCGGGCACTGGCGAAGGACCGGGCGGCGCTCTCCTCCGAGCAGGAGCATCAGGCGCTCAAGGCTCGCTTCTCCGCATTGTCGCCCCGTGAGTGGGAGGTCTGCCGAAAGGTGGCGCAAGGATTGATCAACAAGCAGATCGCCGCCGAACTGGGCACCGCCGAGCAGACCGTTCGGCAGCAGCGCAGCCGGGTCATGGAGAAGCTGAAAGTGGACTCCGTGCCAGAGCTGGTTCGCCTGCTGGAGCAGCTTGGCTCGTAA